GCATGGCTTCGTAGTTTGTTCTAACGGGGCGGTGGTGTTGCGCACCGCGCCGGGAAAGACGGCCGGGGCGATCGACTACAAGGTGGTAAAAACCGTAACCTTTCCGCCGGCGCCAATCATCGATCGGCTAGTAGAAAAGATCCCGGATGCTTACGTAGGGGTAGAAGCGGTAGGATCCGGATTTTTGGTGTCGGAGCACTTCCCGGCTGGCGAACTGATCGGCGAACAACAAGTGGTAGGTTGGCAAGGACTGCGGCAGAAGGAAGTGACCCGGGTTATCCTGCGGGCGCCTTCGTTAAGCGCACAAGATTTGAAAGACATCGTGGCTGGCCTTGGGATTGACACGGTGCAATGGGACATTGGGTGGACTGCTTGGCTAGACGTTGTGTCTGAAGATTCCACCAAGGCTAGGGCCTTAGCGGAGCTAGCAGATACTTTGGGCGTTGACCATGCGCATACGGTTGCCGTTGGGGACGGCTCTAACGACGTGGCAATGATCGACTGGGCCAGTTGGGGGCTTGCCATGAAGAACGGTTCCCAGGATGCCAAATCCGTGGCCGCTGCGGTACTTCCCCCGGTCACAGAAAATGGGGCAGCGCTGGTAGGAAAGCTTCTGCTCGGATAGGTAAAACCTGGCGTACTCGGCCTGTACTCTTAAGGGGTAATCCTCAACGTAGCGGATGGGAGTAGGCGTGGGTTGGTTCAATTCGATAGAACACAACAGGTGGTTGTCGCAGCAAATGCGCGACCTTCTAGATTTCGGCAAGAACTCGCTGGTAGAGGGCGGGTTCGGGTCGATGGATTTGGAAGGAAAAGTAGACTCTGAAGCGCAACTGCCCCTGTTCGTCACCTGCCGCATGGTGCACGTTTACTCGCTGGGGACGCTCATGGGTATCCCCGGTTGCAGGCGGATGGTAGACCACGGAGTCAGAGCGCTTACGGAAGCCTTCTACGACCATGACCATGGCGGCTGGTATGACCAGATAGAGCCGAAATTGGACCAGAACGGGCATGGCATTGCTGCCTCTAAGGTAAAGATGGCTTATTCGTCTGCCTTTGTGTTGCTTGCTGCGTCCTCGGCGGCAGTGGCGAATAGACCCGGCGCGCAGGAGCTCTTGGCGCTTGCCATGCGGGACCAGGACAAACACTGGTGGGATCCGGAATACCAGATGGTTGTGGACGATCGCAGCCTAGATTTCACTTCGACCTCGGACTACCGGGGGATGAATGCAAATATGCACACCTGCGAGGCCTACCTGGCGTGCGCGGACGCTACCACCCAGCCGAAGTGGCTAGACCGCGCGATGGCGATATTGGGGCGGATGCGCAGAAACGCCCAGCACAATAACTG
The genomic region above belongs to Winkia neuii and contains:
- a CDS encoding HAD family hydrolase → MHKLYQTLNAQGLTFSASENMPVTGTFIPPEFGGDLRVSGGSKTAPLPQVVAGEAPAQVVDASGDQLVVPEQLRGVDPAKLLVAFDIDGTILGRDGSMSSAVLQSLRALDAAGANVVIATGRSIPAVAGVLTLLQLRHGFVVCSNGAVVLRTAPGKTAGAIDYKVVKTVTFPPAPIIDRLVEKIPDAYVGVEAVGSGFLVSEHFPAGELIGEQQVVGWQGLRQKEVTRVILRAPSLSAQDLKDIVAGLGIDTVQWDIGWTAWLDVVSEDSTKARALAELADTLGVDHAHTVAVGDGSNDVAMIDWASWGLAMKNGSQDAKSVAAAVLPPVTENGAALVGKLLLG
- a CDS encoding AGE family epimerase/isomerase, with translation MGWFNSIEHNRWLSQQMRDLLDFGKNSLVEGGFGSMDLEGKVDSEAQLPLFVTCRMVHVYSLGTLMGIPGCRRMVDHGVRALTEAFYDHDHGGWYDQIEPKLDQNGHGIAASKVKMAYSSAFVLLAASSAAVANRPGAQELLALAMRDQDKHWWDPEYQMVVDDRSLDFTSTSDYRGMNANMHTCEAYLACADATTQPKWLDRAMAILGRMRRNAQHNNWRIPEHYSPQWEPQLDYNQDNPADQFRPFGCTPGHGMEFAKLLVAARGALIRAGREVPEWMLETASELFMRARQDGWARNGKPGFVYTTDARGGVVIADRMHWVVCEAIGAAVALRRAELDGPGEPDRGLIEDYEHCYRTFIDYADEYLIAGDGKWNHQLGPDNQLATTIWPGRPDIYHAVQAMLAQRVPVSPAFAQALDQGLLDTPQSLGQEKGRPTRR